A window of Diadema setosum chromosome 2, eeDiaSeto1, whole genome shotgun sequence contains these coding sequences:
- the LOC140237789 gene encoding uncharacterized protein, protein MGWKSTLLILFLAALTVAVCAQNGRRDPDNRRGRGRPSDSHAGRGGPGDSQTEANLEQHGGGRRDSGRRNEGRSRPGEQFSDGQGRQGVEGGEGDEFGGQGDFRRRGGKPFFGQGGRREGGRQGGPDGDMSPMPFGGGRRSDRANETDGEESYPGRHHGRHQSHHHHHHHHQHHHGRRNESEESEEGDNNGTSIFPFRFRPHGNRRHHHAKCNESEDYDGEGDNNDTRIENAPFDRPSLRRHHPCKRNRTEEENVFSDRGDRGDQSGRDGGRREEGENGHPFQRPGKDGRHGNRGGRPFGRRGDRKPDSDDDDMLTTIPTQTEEIEMEAVVTDFPEINDGFLG, encoded by the exons ATGGGTTGGAAATCAACTTTGCTCATCCTTTTTCTCGCTGCACTTACTGTCGCAG TGTGTGCGCAGAACGGTCGTCGGGATCCAGACAATAGAAGAGGGCGGGGTCGCCCCTCTGACAGTCATGCTGGCCGTGGAGGACCCGGTGACAGCCAGACCGAGGCGAATCTAGAGCAGCATGGAGGCGGACGACGAGATAGTGGTCGTAGGAATGAGGGACGTTCTCGACCAGGAGAACAGTTCTCAGACGGCCAAGGGAGACAAGGCGTAGAGGGAGGTGAAGGAGATGAGTTTGGAGGACAAGGGGACTTCAGACGGAGAGGTGGTAAACCGTTCTTTGGACAGGGAGGAAGGCGAGAGGGAGGTCGACAAGGAGGACCGGATGGGGATATGTCACCGATGCCTTTTGGTGGTGGTAGGAGATCTGATAGAGCCAATGAAACTGATGGTGAAGAAAGTTATCCTGGTCGTCACCACGGAAGGCATCAGtctcaccaccatcatcatcaccatcatcaacatcaccatggAAGGCGCAATGAGAGTGAGGAATCTGAAGAAGGAGACAACAACGGTACCAGTATCTTCCCTTTCAGGTTCCGTCCCCATGGAAACCGCCGTCATCACCATGCAAAGTGCAATGAGAGCGAAGACTATGATGGGGAAGGAGACAACAATGACACTCGCATCGAGAATGCACCATTTGATAGACCATCTCTTCGTCGCCATCATCCCTGCAAACGTAATCGTACCGAAGAGGAAAACGTCTTCTCAGATCGAGGGGATCGTGGTGATCAATCTGGACGTGACGGTGGGCGACGtgaagaaggagaaaatggTCACCCCTTCCAACGTCCGGGCAAGGATGGTCGTCATGGTAACCGCGGCGGTCGTCCATTTGGTCGTCGAGGTGACAGGAAACCCGACAGCGATGACGATGATATGTTGACCACTATCCCAACACAGACTGAAGAAATAGAAATGGAAGCAGTCGTTACTGATTTCCCGGAAATCAATGACGGCTTCTTGGGGTGA